In Apium graveolens cultivar Ventura chromosome 10, ASM990537v1, whole genome shotgun sequence, the following are encoded in one genomic region:
- the LOC141692599 gene encoding eukaryotic translation initiation factor 3 subunit I-like, which produces MRPILMKGHERPLTYLKYNREGDVLFSCARDRTPAVWYADTGKLLGTYNGHTGAVWCCDVSWDSKLLITASADQTTKLWDVQAGAELFTFQFKSTAKSVEFSVGDKLAVIATDSFSTGLPSAIHVKHIASDPSEQCGDSVIEFSPGGRSNRAVWGPLNRTILTGGDGAVRVWDVETMTLINESDKETGHQKAVTSLIKSVDGSHLLTGSLDKSAKLWDIRSMKLVRTYKTDCPVNAVSLSPLLDHVVLGGGPEASSVTNDSRAAAAMFEAKFFHKVLEEKIGTVKGHFGPINALAFNPDGKSFSSGGEDGYVRLHHFDQDYFNIAI; this is translated from the exons ATGAGGCCAATTTTGATGAAAGGACACGAAAGGCCACTAACGTACCTGAAATATAACAGAGAGGGTGACGTGCTTTTCTCCTGCGCAAGAGACAGAACCCCAGCCGTTTGGTATGCTGATACTGGAAAGCTTTTAGGCACTTACAATGGCCACACTGGTGCTGTTTGGTGTTGCGATGTTTCAT GGGATTCAAAACTGTTGATAACTGCAAGTGCGGATCAAACAACAAAGCTATGGGATGTTCAAGCTGGGGCAGAGCTGTTTACTTTTCAATTTAAATCCACTGCGAAATCAGTGGAATTTAGTGTTGGAGACAAGCTTGCTGTCATTGCAACAGACTCCTTTAGTACAGGATTGCCTTCTGCTATTCATGTCAAACACATTGCTAGCGATCCTAGTGAACAATGCGGTGATTCTGTGATCGAATTCTCACCTGGAGGAAGAAGTAACAGAGCTGTTTGGGGACCTTTAAATAGGACCATATTAACTGGTGGTGATGGTGCTGTTCGTGTCTGGGACGTTGAGACAATGACACTGATTAATGAGTCAGATAAGGAAACCGGTCATCAAAAAGCTGTTACATCACTTATAAAATCAGTTGACGGTTCACATTTACTTACTGGTTCCCTGGACAAATCAGCTAAGCTTTGGGACATAAGGTCAATGAAGCTTGTCAGGACATATAAGACTGATTGCCCGGTTAATGCTGTCTCACTCTCTCCACTGCTTGATCATGTCGTGCTCGGAGGTGGTCCGGAGGCATCGTCTGTTACAAATGATTCTCGTGCTGCAGCTGCGATGTTTGAGGCCAAATTTTTTCACAAGGTCCTTGAAGAAAAAATTGGAACTGTGAAAGGACACTTTGGTCCGATAAATGCTTTGGCATTCAACCCTGATGGAAAAAGTTTCTCAAGCGGAGGTGAAGATGGGTATGTACGATTACATCATTTTGATCAAGACTACTTCAACATTGCGATTTGA
- the LOC141692322 gene encoding TMV resistance protein N-like isoform X1 — MVGSVDLYQVFLHVFAKSCLPFYCTSNLLNIVFCVLVAAMISQIPSTSISYSVPSKSSQTSSSVPSWDVFLSFRGEDTRFKFTSHLCAALHSHGIRTFMDEPELRTGEVISDALLQAIQDSKTYIVVLSENYASSPWCLDELVEIYNCYERMKRLVIVVFYNVDPSAVRQQTGSFKKAFRKHETRSKLGCFRKVSKERRVRSAAKMEKVKKWRHTLTNIAGFSGKPISAKRSEAEIINEIIEVILLQTSLRTLDVAKYPIGLDSRVKGITDLLSIDTKGVIKIGIYGMGGVGKTTLAKALYNQLLLGSFKGGCFLANVREVLETSKGLVSLQEQLINDVLKSHKKIEVNNVEEGTTFIRDRICSAKVLVTIDDIDHFKQYESLVGPFASGSVVIITTRDEEILDKIEVEPIYRYRVNQLDDVESLALFTKHAFGNAKPVSSLMVYSKDILSHAGGLPLALEVFGSNLFNQSEEGWRWFRDKLKRAPINDVTKKLMISFDALKLVDPLLQDIFIDIACFFIGCNKKDVVETLETCYTFVNHYIDILKRRCLLTINNEDELGMHDLLQEMGQKVAQNSSSDEPGRQSRLWASEDIYEVLKMDKGTEAIKAIIPSDFHRQNTHEEVSVATKAFKRMSKLRLLFLNNVNLTGSFEHIFEDLRWLFWGFCPLKHLPPEFHPQKLVALLLPYSGIRTMWEPMVDTVFEKLKTLTMSYSLHLTKTPDFARTPYLESLNLEGCENLLEVHISIGGLVRLISLNLDNCVKLKSIPDSICNLRALEVLSIGYCSSMEALPIELGNIGSLKKLNAKGLTVCELPDSIGRLSKLVKLILNYTENLEILPDTICNLRSLEVLRVSICSRREALPIELGNIQTLKELNARGLNVSNLPDSIGRLSKLVKLNLSSNLYIETLPDTFCNLRALEVLSIDNCKFLKALPVNFGNIESLTKLNAERLTILRLPDSIGRLGKLVELILSYNSNLETLPDTICNLRSLEILDITRCEKLKVLPDQLWKLSSLRALEAHGATLLKRLPEIDSSQTALSLQMLNLSETSLTALPSGISQLSKLEDICITNCRHLSSIPGLPPSVKHIRANGCTSMKRLPNLSNLKQLEVLKLRHCTGLTEIQGLKELNSIERLDLPGCNSTLLM, encoded by the exons ATGGTTGGTTCCGTTGACTTATACCAAGTCTTTCTCCATGTTTTTGCCAAGTCTTGCCTGCCATTTTATTGTACATCCAACTTGTTGAATATTGTGTTCTGTGTATTAGTGGCTGCTATGATTTCTCAAATTCCAAGTACTTCTATTTCATATTCAGTGCCTTCTAAAAGTTCTCAAACATCATCCTCTGTTCCTAGCTGGGACGTTTTCTTGAGTTTCCGTGGTGAAGACACGCGATTTAAGTTTACTAGTCATTTGTGCGCTGCCCTACATAGTCATGGGATCCGAACGTTTATGGATGAGCCAGAGCTACGTACGGGAGAAGTAATCTCAGATGCATTGCTCCAAGCTATTCAAGATTCCAAGACTTATATTGTTGTCCTCTCCGAAAATTATGCTTCTTCACCTTGGTGCCTTGATGAGCTCGTAGAGATTTACAATTGTTACGAAAGAATGAAAAGATTGGTGATTGTTGTATTTTACAATGTTGATCCATCTGCCGTGAGGCAACAAACTGGGAGTTTTAAAAAAGCTTTTAGGAAACATGAAACCCGTTCTAAACTTGGGTGTTTTCGAAAAGTTTCCAAAGAGCGCCGAGTTCGTTCTGCAGCTAAGATGGAGAAAGTAAAAAAGTGGCGACATACACTAACAAATATTGCTGGCTTTTCAGGAAAACCTATATCTGCAAAAAG ATCTGAAGCTGAGATTATAAATGAAATAATTGAAGTGATTTTACTCCAAACAAGTCTCAGAACTTTGGATGTAGCCAAATATCCCATTGGGTTGGATTCTAGAGTTAAAGGCATAACAGATTTGTTGAGCATTGACACAAAAGGTGTCATTAAGATCGGTATATATGGAATGGGCGGTGTGGGCAAAACAACTCTTGCAAAAGCTCTTTATAATCAACTCTTACTAGGAAGCTTTAAGGGCGGCTGTTTCCTAGCAAATGTCAGGGAGGTTTTGGAGACATCAAAAGGCCTAGTGTCTTTACAAGAACAACTTATTAATGATGTTCTTAAGAGTCATAAAAAAATCGAGGTAAACAATGTTGAAGAAGGAACTACGTTTATAAGAGATAGAATCTGTTCAGCAAAAGTCTTGGTTACTATTGATGATATAGACCACTTTAAACAATATGAATCTTTGGTAGGACCGTTTGCTTCCGGTAGTGTAGTCATTATAACTACAAGGGATGAAGAGATACTAGATAAAATTGAAGTGGAACCCATATATCGATACAGGGTAAATCAGTTGGATGATGTTGAGTCGCTGGCACTGTTCACCAAACATGCATTTGGAAATGCTAAACCAGTCAGCAGTTTAATGGTATACTCTAAAGATATTCTTAGTCATGCCGGTGGGCTTCCACTGGCTCTTGAGGTTTTTGGGTCTAACTTGTTCAACCAATCTGAGGAGGGATGGAGATGGTTCAGAGACAAATTGAAACGAGCTCCCATTAATGATGTCACGAAAAAGCTAATGATTAGCTTTGATGCATTGAAATTGGTTGATCCTTTGTTGCAGGATATTTTTATAGACATTGCATGTTTTTTTATAGGATGCAATAAAAAAGATGTTGTTGAAACACTGGAAACTTGTTATACGTTTGTCAATCATTATATTGACATTCTAAAGAGAAGATGTTTACTAACAATAAATAATGAGGATGAGTTGGGGATGCATGATCTGCTTCAGGAGATGGGACAAAAAGTCGCGCAAAACAGCTCTTCTGATGAGCCTGGAAGACAAAGTAGATTGTGGGCATCAGAAGATATATATGAAGTGTTGAAGATGGACAAG GGAACGGAGGCAATAAAAGCTATCATCCCTAGCGATTTTCACCGTCAGAATACACATGAGGAAGTTTCAGTCGCTACAAAGGCTTTCAAAAGGATGAGTAAATTAAGATTACTTTTCCTCAACAATGTAAATCTCACTGGAAGCTTTGAGCATATATTTGAAGATCTTAGGTGGCTTTTTTGGGGATTTTGTCCTTTAAAGCATTTACCTCCTGAATTTCATCCACAGAAACTTGTTGCTCTTTTGTTGCCTTATAGTGGAATCCGAACAATGTGGGAGCCTATGGTAGATACC GTTTTCGAAAAGTTAAAGACTCTGACGATGTCATATTCTCTACATTTGACTAAGACTCCAGACTTTGCTAGAACACCATATCTCGAGTCTTTAAACCTCGAGGGCTGTGAAAACTTGTTAGAGGTCCATATATCAATAGGAGGTTTGGTTAGACTTATTTCACTGAATTTGGACAACTGTGTGAAGCTAAAAAGTATTCCGGACAGCATTTGCAACTTAAGAGCGTTGGAAGTTCTAAGTATTGGTTATTGTAGTAGTATGGAAGCCCTGCCTATAGAATTAGGAAATATCGGGTCCCTAAAAAAGCTCAATGCAAAAGGACTAACAGTTTGTGAATTACCAGATTCGATTGGACGTCTTAGTAAGCTTGTTAAGCTGATATTGAATTATACTGAGAACCTTGAAATTCTTCCAGACACCATTTGTAATTTGAGATCATTGGAAGTTCTACGCGTTTCTATTTGCAGTAGACGGGAAGCATTGCCCATAGAATTAGGAAACATCCAAACCCTAAAAGAGCTCAATGCAAGGGGTCTAAATGTTTCAAACCTACCAGATTCTATTGGACGTCTTAGTAAGCTTGTTAAACTAAATTTGAGTTCCAACTTGTACATTGAAACTCTTCCAGACACCTTTTGCAACTTGAGAGCATTGGAGGTTCTAAGTATTGACAATTGTAAATTTCTCAAAGCATTGCCTGTAAATTTTGGAAACATTGAATCCCTGACAAAGCTAAATGCGGAGAGACTAACCATTTTGAGATTGCCAGATTCAATTGGACGTCTGGGTAAGCTTGTTGAGCTGATATTAAGTTATAATTCCAACCTTGAAACTCTTCCCGACACTATCTGTAACCTGAGATCACTGGAGATCCTAGATATTACTAGGTGTGAAAAGCTAAAAGTATTACCAGATCAGCTGTGGAAGCTTTCAAGTTTAAGGGCGCTAGAAGCACATGGAGCTACTCTGTTAAAAAGGCTTCCAGAAATAGACTCAAGCCAGACTGCATTATCATTGCAAATGCTGAATTTATCTGAGACTTCTCTCACTGCCCTGCCATCCGGTATCAGTCAGCTATCAAAACTAGAAGATATCTGTATTACAAATTGTCGTCACCTGTCATCCATACCAGGACTTCCTCCTAGTGTGAAACATATACGGGCAAATGGCTGTACGTCTATGAAAAGATTGCCAAATCTGTCGAACTTGAAGCAATTGGAGGTATTAAAACTAAGACATTGTACTGGTTTGACAGAGATCCAAGGATTGAAGGAACTCAATTCTATTGAAAGACTTGATTTGCCAGGTTGCAACTCAACTCTTCTCATGTAA
- the LOC141692322 gene encoding TMV resistance protein N-like isoform X2, translating into MDEPELRTGEVISDALLQAIQDSKTYIVVLSENYASSPWCLDELVEIYNCYERMKRLVIVVFYNVDPSAVRQQTGSFKKAFRKHETRSKLGCFRKVSKERRVRSAAKMEKVKKWRHTLTNIAGFSGKPISAKRSEAEIINEIIEVILLQTSLRTLDVAKYPIGLDSRVKGITDLLSIDTKGVIKIGIYGMGGVGKTTLAKALYNQLLLGSFKGGCFLANVREVLETSKGLVSLQEQLINDVLKSHKKIEVNNVEEGTTFIRDRICSAKVLVTIDDIDHFKQYESLVGPFASGSVVIITTRDEEILDKIEVEPIYRYRVNQLDDVESLALFTKHAFGNAKPVSSLMVYSKDILSHAGGLPLALEVFGSNLFNQSEEGWRWFRDKLKRAPINDVTKKLMISFDALKLVDPLLQDIFIDIACFFIGCNKKDVVETLETCYTFVNHYIDILKRRCLLTINNEDELGMHDLLQEMGQKVAQNSSSDEPGRQSRLWASEDIYEVLKMDKGTEAIKAIIPSDFHRQNTHEEVSVATKAFKRMSKLRLLFLNNVNLTGSFEHIFEDLRWLFWGFCPLKHLPPEFHPQKLVALLLPYSGIRTMWEPMVDTVFEKLKTLTMSYSLHLTKTPDFARTPYLESLNLEGCENLLEVHISIGGLVRLISLNLDNCVKLKSIPDSICNLRALEVLSIGYCSSMEALPIELGNIGSLKKLNAKGLTVCELPDSIGRLSKLVKLILNYTENLEILPDTICNLRSLEVLRVSICSRREALPIELGNIQTLKELNARGLNVSNLPDSIGRLSKLVKLNLSSNLYIETLPDTFCNLRALEVLSIDNCKFLKALPVNFGNIESLTKLNAERLTILRLPDSIGRLGKLVELILSYNSNLETLPDTICNLRSLEILDITRCEKLKVLPDQLWKLSSLRALEAHGATLLKRLPEIDSSQTALSLQMLNLSETSLTALPSGISQLSKLEDICITNCRHLSSIPGLPPSVKHIRANGCTSMKRLPNLSNLKQLEVLKLRHCTGLTEIQGLKELNSIERLDLPGCNSTLLM; encoded by the exons ATGGATGAGCCAGAGCTACGTACGGGAGAAGTAATCTCAGATGCATTGCTCCAAGCTATTCAAGATTCCAAGACTTATATTGTTGTCCTCTCCGAAAATTATGCTTCTTCACCTTGGTGCCTTGATGAGCTCGTAGAGATTTACAATTGTTACGAAAGAATGAAAAGATTGGTGATTGTTGTATTTTACAATGTTGATCCATCTGCCGTGAGGCAACAAACTGGGAGTTTTAAAAAAGCTTTTAGGAAACATGAAACCCGTTCTAAACTTGGGTGTTTTCGAAAAGTTTCCAAAGAGCGCCGAGTTCGTTCTGCAGCTAAGATGGAGAAAGTAAAAAAGTGGCGACATACACTAACAAATATTGCTGGCTTTTCAGGAAAACCTATATCTGCAAAAAG ATCTGAAGCTGAGATTATAAATGAAATAATTGAAGTGATTTTACTCCAAACAAGTCTCAGAACTTTGGATGTAGCCAAATATCCCATTGGGTTGGATTCTAGAGTTAAAGGCATAACAGATTTGTTGAGCATTGACACAAAAGGTGTCATTAAGATCGGTATATATGGAATGGGCGGTGTGGGCAAAACAACTCTTGCAAAAGCTCTTTATAATCAACTCTTACTAGGAAGCTTTAAGGGCGGCTGTTTCCTAGCAAATGTCAGGGAGGTTTTGGAGACATCAAAAGGCCTAGTGTCTTTACAAGAACAACTTATTAATGATGTTCTTAAGAGTCATAAAAAAATCGAGGTAAACAATGTTGAAGAAGGAACTACGTTTATAAGAGATAGAATCTGTTCAGCAAAAGTCTTGGTTACTATTGATGATATAGACCACTTTAAACAATATGAATCTTTGGTAGGACCGTTTGCTTCCGGTAGTGTAGTCATTATAACTACAAGGGATGAAGAGATACTAGATAAAATTGAAGTGGAACCCATATATCGATACAGGGTAAATCAGTTGGATGATGTTGAGTCGCTGGCACTGTTCACCAAACATGCATTTGGAAATGCTAAACCAGTCAGCAGTTTAATGGTATACTCTAAAGATATTCTTAGTCATGCCGGTGGGCTTCCACTGGCTCTTGAGGTTTTTGGGTCTAACTTGTTCAACCAATCTGAGGAGGGATGGAGATGGTTCAGAGACAAATTGAAACGAGCTCCCATTAATGATGTCACGAAAAAGCTAATGATTAGCTTTGATGCATTGAAATTGGTTGATCCTTTGTTGCAGGATATTTTTATAGACATTGCATGTTTTTTTATAGGATGCAATAAAAAAGATGTTGTTGAAACACTGGAAACTTGTTATACGTTTGTCAATCATTATATTGACATTCTAAAGAGAAGATGTTTACTAACAATAAATAATGAGGATGAGTTGGGGATGCATGATCTGCTTCAGGAGATGGGACAAAAAGTCGCGCAAAACAGCTCTTCTGATGAGCCTGGAAGACAAAGTAGATTGTGGGCATCAGAAGATATATATGAAGTGTTGAAGATGGACAAG GGAACGGAGGCAATAAAAGCTATCATCCCTAGCGATTTTCACCGTCAGAATACACATGAGGAAGTTTCAGTCGCTACAAAGGCTTTCAAAAGGATGAGTAAATTAAGATTACTTTTCCTCAACAATGTAAATCTCACTGGAAGCTTTGAGCATATATTTGAAGATCTTAGGTGGCTTTTTTGGGGATTTTGTCCTTTAAAGCATTTACCTCCTGAATTTCATCCACAGAAACTTGTTGCTCTTTTGTTGCCTTATAGTGGAATCCGAACAATGTGGGAGCCTATGGTAGATACC GTTTTCGAAAAGTTAAAGACTCTGACGATGTCATATTCTCTACATTTGACTAAGACTCCAGACTTTGCTAGAACACCATATCTCGAGTCTTTAAACCTCGAGGGCTGTGAAAACTTGTTAGAGGTCCATATATCAATAGGAGGTTTGGTTAGACTTATTTCACTGAATTTGGACAACTGTGTGAAGCTAAAAAGTATTCCGGACAGCATTTGCAACTTAAGAGCGTTGGAAGTTCTAAGTATTGGTTATTGTAGTAGTATGGAAGCCCTGCCTATAGAATTAGGAAATATCGGGTCCCTAAAAAAGCTCAATGCAAAAGGACTAACAGTTTGTGAATTACCAGATTCGATTGGACGTCTTAGTAAGCTTGTTAAGCTGATATTGAATTATACTGAGAACCTTGAAATTCTTCCAGACACCATTTGTAATTTGAGATCATTGGAAGTTCTACGCGTTTCTATTTGCAGTAGACGGGAAGCATTGCCCATAGAATTAGGAAACATCCAAACCCTAAAAGAGCTCAATGCAAGGGGTCTAAATGTTTCAAACCTACCAGATTCTATTGGACGTCTTAGTAAGCTTGTTAAACTAAATTTGAGTTCCAACTTGTACATTGAAACTCTTCCAGACACCTTTTGCAACTTGAGAGCATTGGAGGTTCTAAGTATTGACAATTGTAAATTTCTCAAAGCATTGCCTGTAAATTTTGGAAACATTGAATCCCTGACAAAGCTAAATGCGGAGAGACTAACCATTTTGAGATTGCCAGATTCAATTGGACGTCTGGGTAAGCTTGTTGAGCTGATATTAAGTTATAATTCCAACCTTGAAACTCTTCCCGACACTATCTGTAACCTGAGATCACTGGAGATCCTAGATATTACTAGGTGTGAAAAGCTAAAAGTATTACCAGATCAGCTGTGGAAGCTTTCAAGTTTAAGGGCGCTAGAAGCACATGGAGCTACTCTGTTAAAAAGGCTTCCAGAAATAGACTCAAGCCAGACTGCATTATCATTGCAAATGCTGAATTTATCTGAGACTTCTCTCACTGCCCTGCCATCCGGTATCAGTCAGCTATCAAAACTAGAAGATATCTGTATTACAAATTGTCGTCACCTGTCATCCATACCAGGACTTCCTCCTAGTGTGAAACATATACGGGCAAATGGCTGTACGTCTATGAAAAGATTGCCAAATCTGTCGAACTTGAAGCAATTGGAGGTATTAAAACTAAGACATTGTACTGGTTTGACAGAGATCCAAGGATTGAAGGAACTCAATTCTATTGAAAGACTTGATTTGCCAGGTTGCAACTCAACTCTTCTCATGTAA
- the LOC141692439 gene encoding vacuolar protein sorting-associated protein 24 homolog 1-like — MEKVRNMLKPKVEPQKQLREWQRRLRRECLNVDRQIRDIQREERNVQKAIKEAAKRNDMGSAKSLAKEIIRSRRTVNRLYENKAQLNSISMHLGESVAIARTVGHLSKSAEVMKIVNNLMKAPEMAVTMQEFSKEMTKAGVIEEMVNDSLDCALDSEDLEEETEEEIDKVLTAIAGETAAQLPEAARKERLKQPAQSVEDAEEEGDDEEELEEIRARLAKVRS; from the exons ATGGAGAAAGTGAGGAACATGTTGAAGCCAAAAGTAGAGCCACAAAAGCAGTTGCGTGAGTGGCAGAGGCGTCTTCGTAGAGAGTGTCTTAATGTTGATCGTCAAATTAGAG ATATTCAGAGAGAAGAGAGGAATGTGCAAAAAGCGATTAAAGAAGCTGCTAAAAGAAATGATATGGGTTCGGCTAAG TCACTTGCGAAAGAGATTATTCGATCTAGACGGACTGTGAATCGTCTTTATGAAAACAAGGCTCAACTGAATTCAATATCAATGCACCTCGGAGAAAGTGTTG CTATTGCTCGTACAGTAGGACATTTGTCCAAGAGTGCTGAAGTCATGAAAATTGTTAATAACCTTATGAAGGCTCCTGAAATGGCTGTAACAATGCAAGAATTCAGCAAAGAAATGACCAAG GCTGGCGTAATAGAAGAGATGGTGAATGATTCTCTTGATTGTGCACTTGATTCAGAGGATCTAGAAGAAGAGACTGAAGAAGAAATTGACAAGGTCTTGACAGCAATAGCTGGTGAAACTGCCGCACAGCTTCCAGAAGCAGCCAGAAAAGAGAGATTAAAGCAACCAGCTCAGTCTGTTGAAGATGCAGAG GAAGAAGGTGATGATGAGGAAGAACTAGAGGAAATAAGGGCGCGTCTTGCCAAAGTTAGGTCATGA